Sequence from the Rutidosis leptorrhynchoides isolate AG116_Rl617_1_P2 chromosome 3, CSIRO_AGI_Rlap_v1, whole genome shotgun sequence genome:
AGTATATATTTATGATCGTGCTTGCAGATTCATATTATTGTCACTGTTGTTGTAAATTGCAGATATTTATAAATGTTAATCGTTGCTTTTGAGAACAAATTACTAATAACTTATTAGAATTTGATATGAATGCTTTTTAGTAATCTGTGTATTTGGATTCCTGATAACTGTGACTAAAGAAATAAAATTCTCGGTGTGTGAGGAGTGTTTTAGCTAGGCCAATGGACtgaaagtttaatttaagttttatctacacaatattacaatatattatatattatattatattaaaacatTATATCAGCATAATTTAAAACTAACCTATTTTGTACATTTTGTCTTGGAATTTTCTTAAGTATTTTGAGAAAATTTGATAGGCAGATTGAGAAGCTGTTTTGATACCTTAATGACCTTGAGTTGTTTGGAATGAATACACATATGTTAATTGTTATCAAGGGCTGGTATTTGACAGTTTTTTACTATTCGATTCTGAAATGAATAAAATTTAATTGTTTATCATAAGATAAAGTTGTTGATAAGTTCTTTCTTGCTGATAAGTTGTCCTTTCAATTGTTATGTTAATGCTGCAACTATTTAGATTTGTATCTATAATAACTAttttttgagagtttttttttttttttttttttttttttttttttttttttggtcgttTGTAGATTTTTGAGAAGAACCCGACAACAATTAAGAACTATGGCATTTGGTTGAGGTACCAATCTAGGACTGGGTATCACAACATGTACAAGGAGTACAGAGATACAACTTTGAACGGGTCAATCGAGCAGATGTACACTGAGATGGCTTCTCGACACAGGGTCCGTCACCACTGCATCCAGGTCATCAAGACTGCAACCATTCCAGCAAAGCTTTGCAAGAGAGAGTCTACAAAACAGTTCCATAACTCTAAGATCAAGTTCCCGTTGGTGTTCAAGAAAGTTAGACCCCCTACTAGAAAGCTCAAGACCACATACAAGGCTTCAAGGCCTAATCTGTTTGTTTGAGTTACGCTTTTTGGCGGTATTACTCTTTTATTTATCGAACTTGTTGCATGTTATTTACATATTTTGGATTTCTAGTTGTTTTTAATGGAGGCTGGTTTTGTTGCTTTGAGAACCTAACCGTAGTGTGGTCATCCTTTCGTCACAATATAAATATCGGGTCTGTATGTCATTGGCTTGATCCTTGATGTATGCTTATCCTTTTGGTAACAATCGTATATTAGCCTCAAAGCTGAATAACCGTTTTATAGCGTATTCCAATAATCCATCGGTTATTTTGCCAAGATGTGGTAAAACCATGACTATATTAACGAAGAAATTTTTGATGATATACAAAAATAACTAAATCGAGTAGTTTCAGTAGCTGTAGGTAAGTTGTATCAGGCGTCGAATGCAGAGAATGCCACCACAGAATTGTGTCCCCCATATCCGAATGAATTTGAAATTGCTGCACATATTTGAATCAGTGAAACAAAGAAAACTATTAAGAAGATGGATGTAGTAAAATCGCTAGTAACTCACCAACGTTGATTTCGTGTTGTTGCTTTTGGTTTGCAACTGTGTCGAATTCAACAGCTGGTTCTAGGTTCTAAAAGCACAAAAACATACAACATGCCACATTAGAAACCACATACAGGTTGAACAGATAGAAGTGTCAAACTAAAATGTTAGACCAAATATGACACAAAAGTTTATTATATCGTTAATCCAAGTCTTTTAATGATTAGACGAAAACTTTAAGAAACTATCaatccatttgacccattttgactcCGTGATAAAACATAACCCAACCCATACAATAGTAATATAAGTCAAATAGCCACCTGTATAAAGtgtacaagttttttttttttttacgaggaaccccactatgggccagagcacattggcccccccaccgcaggtaaaccccgggtaaacggcaagccagccctccaccgctaccaggtaaggcattctccagtttggtcattaaatgcgggcaccccttaggattgaacccgagacctccccttcactgaaagtgctggtggccacccaggctaggcCTGGATGGTTAAAGTGTACAAGTTACATAAGGAGAATGTGACACATACAAATTGATTTATGGTAGGATGCAGCCATCCTGTTTGAATGGCTTTGATAATAGCGATCGCTTCCAGACCTCCACTAGCACCGAGGCAATGTCCGATCATAGACTGAAATTAAAAACTGTATTACTCATGCTGACAATATGGATATGTGAAGAATGTAATGCAAAAAAAAAAACACCTTAGTTGAGTTTATTTTGATCCCTGCAGTGCTTTTGAATACATTCTTTATAGCCTTTATCTCGACCAAATCATCAGCCATTCTTGAAGTTGCGTGTGCGTTTATGTAGTTTACCTAGTAAAAAGATATGGTCATATTTTTGTTCACATAATGTAACCTGAGGCGATTCCACTTGAATACCCGTGGGGGCATGGCCGCATGGGGTCCGGCGACACCACTGGTTTGAAAATTCTTTTCACAAAGTACAAAGATTGTGTAGTACATTATTAAATTTAACTATCGGAGCCAATATATTTTTGGATGTATAGTTTTTTTGAAGGTAAATAATCACTTAAGTACACTTAAAATTTATAGtagctttgaaaaaaaaaattcgggaCCCCGTGGAGTTTTTATCATGGATTCGCCACTGAATGTAACACATAACTATTATAATCAGATTTAGATTTcacataattaaattttatataCCTCCTCTACGGACACACCCGCATCCACAAGACTGCTTTCAATACAAGAAGAAACACCGAGCCCATCTGATCGCGTGTCCGTCATATGATAAGCATCACACGTTATAGCCCCTCCTAAATATTCGGCAATTATAGGTGCATCTCTTTTCATTGCATGTTCCAAGCTCTCCATCACCTTCATAAAAATACACATTTCCTCATGCTCGAAAGAAATCACAAAACAGAACGATAAAACAAATTCAAGAAAATGGTACCTACCAGTATTCCAGCACCTTCACCCATGACGAACCCATCTCTATCTTTGTCCCATGGCCTAGAAGCTGTTTGCGGATCATCGTTTCTTTGAGACAGGGCTCCACACGCCACAACCACCAAAACCGATAGGAACAATCGCAGcttcagtaccaccaacaatcatCATATCAGCTTCCCCTCTTCGAATATGATTTGCGACAGCATAAAAGCAATAATTGGAAGAAGCACATGCAGTTGCGATAGCGTAATTTGGTCCCAAAAATCCAAGATCAATCGCAAGCAAAGCTGAACTCATGTTATGTTGGACAGGGTCCAAATTGTTGACAAACATTTATGTTGTCAAATTGAATTTTTCATGTTGTTAGCAAAGTCAAATTTGCTAGTTACATTTACATGGAAATTTCAAAGAGAAGAAAAAGTTTGATTTTTTCATTGGAAAAATAAGGTGGCTATAACTTATTTATTTGTTTTCACATGGAGGTAGGAGTGGACAAAGTAAAATTGTCTTAGGACTTTGGTTGATATTTGTCCAAGTTCCATGCATGCATGAATATgctcaagtatatatatgtgatattGCAAAGGATAGAAAGAACATCCACAAAAAAATAAGATCACAAAGAGaaagaaaaacatagttgataggtttatcaacggagtgtgtttatttgtgaggtcgagagtttattcttgtaaggattgtaaaagagtgtacgggaaacttagattttatactaaaatctaaggggcttgggtttgggtttaactcatagtgtactttttcttgtatcgggttcttttatattataagaataaaggaaactcttggggtggacgtaggcagggttttgccgaaccacgttaaatcgtcgtgttatcagttactttatttgctttctattatttctcgcaagtttgtcacaaacaaattatatcctcacttccgctagtgtgggtgcgctaggcaaattgtcacaacaagtggtatcagagcgtatccaGGTTTATCGGATAGTTTTTGGTTTGAGATGGCGGGAAATAGCGGTATGCAgtttaaggtggagccatttgatGGAACTGGGAATTTCACCTTGTGGCAAGCAAGGGTGAAGGATGTCCTGGTTCAGCAGGGCTTGGCAAAGCCGTTAAAGGGTAAAAAGGACGGCAAGCCAGAAAAGATGACGGATGACGATTGGAATGACATTGAGGAAAGATGTGTCAGTACCATTCGCCTTTCCATGAGTGATAAGATCATTAATAATGTCAGTGGCGAGACGACCGCGACAGGGTTGTGGGTGGCCCTCGAGAAGTTATATATAGGGAAGAATATGACCACAAAGCTAAACTTGAAGCGTGATCTTTATCGGTTGAAAATGGAGGATGGCGGGAATATCATTGAACACATGAACGTGTTTAATGGTCTGGTGGATCAACTTGCAAAAGTTGAGGTTAATATTGAGGAAGAAGATAAGGCTCTTATTCTTCTTACCTCTCTTCCCAATTCGTATAATACTTTGGTTACTACTGTTCTTTACGGaaaggctactgtaaagatggaggAGGTAGTACCGGCACTTTTATCTCAGGATAAGAGACAAAGATCTGATGGCCGTTATGAGCATGagtttgctatggttggtcatggaaaGGGAAAGTTTTCCGAAAAGAGATCTGGTAATAAAAGTAGGTTCAGATCAAGAGACGGTGTGAAGGGTgtccagtgcttcaaatgtcaaGAGTGGGGTCATTACAAGAAGGATTGTCCACTCTGGAAGAATGGTGAAGATAAATTTGGGGGTTCATCAGCTGCAATAGCAGTTAATGAGTCGGTTAATTTAGGAGATGTTCTCACAGTCTCCAAAggttctacttctgctcaagatgaatggattttagactctggttgtacgatgcatgtgtgttccaagaaaacttattttgataagctaatattaaagaaggcgggggtgctgactttaggtgatggttcaacatgtgatgttgagggtgttgGCATGGTGAAAATAAAAATGTTCCGCGGAGCTGCTTACACTCTTGGTGGCGTGGCGTACGCACCAAGGATGTGCAAAAATCTAATTTCCTTAAGCCAGTTAGATTCTCAAGGATACGGCTATTTGGCCGTaggtggtgtagtgacccgaacttttccatgtttatatatattaattgagattgatatttacatgattaaatgtttccaacatgttaagcaatcaaaattgttaagacttgattaaatgaaatatgtttcatatagacaattgaccacccaagttgaccggtgattcacgaacgttaaaacttgtaaaaactatatgatgacatatatatggatatatatatagttaaaatgatactatgataagtaaacatatcattaagtatattaacaatgaactacatatgtaaaaacaagactactaacttaatgatttttaaacgagacatatatgtaacgattatcgttgtaaagacatttaatgtatatatatcatattaagagatattcgtacatgataatatcatgataatataataatttaaaatctcatttgatattataaacattgggttaacaacatttaacaagatcgttaacctaaaggtttcaaaacaacacttacatgtaacgactaacgatgacttaacgactcagttaaaatgtatatacatgtagtgttttaatatgtatttatacacttttgaatgacttcaatacacttatcaaaatacttctacttaacaaaaatgcttacaattacatcctcgttcagtttcatcaacaattctactcgtatgcaaccgtattcgtactcgtacaatacacagctcttagatgtatgtactattggtatatacactccaatgaccagctcttagcagcccatgtgagtcacctaacacatgtgggaaccatcatttggcaactagcatgaaatatctcataaaattacaaaaatatgagtaatcattcatgacttatttacatgaaaacaaaattacatatcctttatatctaatccatacaccaacgaccaaaaacacctacaaacactttcattcttaaattttcctcatctaattgatctctctcaagttctatcttcaagttctaagtgttcttcataaattctacaagttctagttacataaaatcaagaatactttcaagtttgctagctcacttccaatcttgtaaggcgatcatccaacctcaagaaatctttgtttcttacagtaggttattattctaatacaaggtaataatcatattcaaactttggttcaatttctataactataacaatcttatttcaagtgatgatcttacttgaacttgttttcgtgtcatgattctgcttcaagaacttcgagccatccaaggatccgttgaagctagatccatttttctattttccagtaggtttatccaaggaacttaaggtagtaatgatgttcataacatcattcgattcatacatataaagctatcttattcgaaggtttaaacttgtaatcactagaacatagtttagttaattctaaacttgttcgcaaacaaaagttaatccttctaacttgacttttaaaatcaactaaacacatgttctatatctatatgatatgctaacttaatgatttaaaacctggaaacacgaaaaacaccgtaaaactggatttacgccgtcgtagtaacaccgcgggctgttttgggttagttaatttaaaactatgataaactttgatttaaaagttgttattctgagaaaatgatttttattatgaacatgaaactatatcgaaaatttatggttaaactcaaagtggaagtatgttttctaaaatggtcatctagacgtcgttctttcgactgaaatgactacctttacaaaaacgacttgtaacttatttttccgactataaacctatactttttctgtttagattcataaaatagagttcaatatgaaaccatagcaatttgattcactcaaaaaggatttaaaatgaagaagttatgggtaaaacaagattggataatttttctcattttagctacgtgaaaattggtaacaaatctattccaaccataacttaatcaacttgtattgtatattatgtaatcttgagataccatagacacgtatacaatgtttcgacctatcatgtcgacacatctttatatatttcggaacaaccatagacactctatatgtgaatgttggagttagctatacagggttgaggttgattccaaaaaatatatagtttgagttgtgatcaatactgagatacgtatacactgggtcgtggattgattcaagataatatttatcgatttatttctgtacatctaactgtggacaactagttgtaggttactaacgaggacagctgacttaataaacttaaaacatcaaaatatattaaaagtgttgtaaatatattttgaacatactttgatatatatgtatatattgttataggttcgtgaatcaaccagtggccaagtcttacttcccgacgaagtaaaaatctgtgaaagtgagttatagtcccacttttaaaatctaatatttttgggatgagaatacatgcaggttttataaatgatttacaaaatagacacaagtacgtgaaactacattctatggttgaattatcgaaatcgaatatgcccctttttattaagtctggtaatctaagaattagggaacagacaccctaattgacgcgaatcataaagatagatctattgggcctaacaaaccccatccaaagtaccggatgctttagtacttcgaaatttatatcatatccgaagggtgtcccggaatgatggggatattcttatatatgcatcttgttaatgtcgattaccaggtgttcaccatatgaatgacttttatctctatgtatggaatgtgtattgaaatatgaaatcttgtggtctattattatgatttgatatatatataggttaaacctataactcaccaacatttttgttgacgttttaagcatgtttattctcaggtgattattaagagcttccgctgtcgcatacttaaataaggacgagatttggagtccatgcttgtatgatattgtgtaaaaactgcattcaagaaacttattttgttgtaacatatttgtattgtaaaccattatgtaatggtcgtgtgtaaacaggatattttagattatcattatttgataatctacgtaaagctttttaaacctttattgatgaaataaaggttatggtttgttttaaaatgaatgcagtctttgaaaaacgtctcatatagaggtcaaaacctcgcaacgaaatcaattaatatggaacgtttttaatcaataagaacgggacatttcagttggtatccgagcgttggtcttagagaaccagaattttgcattagtgtgtcttatcgagtttgttaggatgcattagtgagtctggacttcgaccttgtttacttgaaaaatgattgcttaacaaattttgttggaaactatatatttttcacatgtgaatattatgtgatatattaatctcttaacgcgtttgatattatgtgatagatgtctacctctagaacaagtcccattgactcacctaataataatgaagagtcaaatgtaaattggaatgattcgcggacagattcacaagttcccgaagaggaaccggaagaagagtcggaaccggaagaagaatcggaaccggaagaagaattggaaccggatgaagaaatagaatcggtgggggaaataataaaacggttaagtaaaagaaaatcctcaaccaaccgaccaaggttaattatggtcaatggtgtttccgccaaggaagcaaaatattgggaggattaccaattctccgatgaatcggattccgacgagaattccgatgatgttatagaaattaccccaacagaatttaaaaaggcaaaagaaaataataagggaaagggcataaaaatagagaaatctaattccaaccccgatgaactttatatgtatcgtcaacccccgaagtccttaagttgtaacaatgacccgggaacctctaaaccaccaggtttttctaaaccaatgtggaaaattacggctcgtattaggggaacatcatatatccctagaaacttggcaaaacgaaccaaaaccgaagaagaagaaacaagcgagtcggaataagatagttgtattcgtgtggtgtaatatatgtaatatagtgtgcttatgctttatgatatatgtaaaaattgcttgtattaataagtattttttttttatgaatctaactcttgtctattttacagtataaaaacacaaaatggatagacaacctaatattttaagagacctacccggagacatgattgatgaaatcttgtctagagtcggtcagcattcttcggcacaactatttaaggcgagatcagtttgtaagacattcgaagaacgttccaagaatgccttggtttataaaaggctttcgttcgaaagatgggggatatcacattgggaaatccataagttacgatgtgtttactttgacgcatatattgcggggaacccaaatgctattttacgcaatgggttaagaaattattttgactcaatatatccgaatattggacttcgtgatttagaaaaagcggctaacatgcaacataaagaagcatgttatgcttacggattagtaatgttcgcttctcacaaaagtgagaacaagaacatcgggctacaactattaaacaaaacgttcccacaagtgacggagtcggtaattggggtaagaaatgaggtttttagattgttacgggactgttggacattacgtaaccctcgtccctttgacgacgttacaacacgctgtcttatcaacggccataacggttatgttccacaagaccaaggatgggaagtagtcctagtaaaaccagaatgcatgacttgtttctgaacgtatgaattacgtgtctttattgcctttgctgaacgacttgtgtactagctagaattatcttcacaactatcttgtatcaaagttattgtgtgctatatttcatgctttatgtaaaataagcggtattgtaagtttgtaaaatattgtataaaagtttgaacgcgaaatattattataatcagtttttcatataagaattgtagtagttgaattgtatattagctactaagtatgaacttaacgggtaggtactacccgaatttaaacttataaaacgctaatat
This genomic interval carries:
- the LOC139897104 gene encoding large ribosomal subunit protein eL20y-like, whose amino-acid sequence is MSNKFHQFQVVGRALPTETDEHPKIYRMKLWATNEVRAKSKFWYFLRKLKKVKKSNGQMLAINEIFEKNPTTIKNYGIWLRYQSRTGYHNMYKEYRDTTLNGSIEQMYTEMASRHRVRHHCIQVIKTATIPAKLCKRESTKQFHNSKIKFPLVFKKVRPPTRKLKTTYKASRPNLFV